Proteins encoded within one genomic window of Camelina sativa cultivar DH55 chromosome 19, Cs, whole genome shotgun sequence:
- the LOC104767982 gene encoding B3 domain-containing protein At2g33720-like, which yields MDKDMAPISASNKTLVTLDLFPYDKPHDDSEDASDNKQTEEDINLAPQCLNKSNSLHRSMDHQEGIDQKQVVEEGPGLAVNVYDEDTDTMHKLVLKKWPKCLSYILGSAWRREFVVRRDLKIGDVVGIYWDPYESKLHFCVLSRSPIKEVVEEGPGLAVNVYDEDTDTMHKLVLKKWPKCLSYILGSAWRREFVVRRDLKIGDVVGIYWDPYESKLHFSVLSRSPIQELI from the exons ATGGATAAGGATATGGCTCCCATTTCAGCGTCAAATAAGACTTTGGTCACCCTGGATCTGTTTCCGTATGACAAGCCACATGATGATTCCGAAGATGCGTCAGACAATAAGCAAACCGAAGAAGACATAAACCTGGCGCCACAATGTCTCAACAAATCTAACTCTCTACACCGATCCATGGACCATCAAGAAGGAATTGACCAGAAGCA GGTAGTCGAAGAAGGCCCTGGATTAGCAGTCAACGTGTATGATGAAGACACTGATACTATGCACAAGCTGGTTCTTAAGAAATGGCCCAAGTGTCTAAGCTATATTCTCGGCAGTGCATGGCGTAGGGAATTCGTCGTGAGAAGAGATTTGAAGATAGGCGATGTGGTTGGAATATATTGGGATCCTTATGAGTCGAAGCTTCACTTTTGTGTGCTTTCTCGTTCACCCATAAAAGA GGTAGTCGAAGAAGGCCCTGGATTAGCAGTCAACGTGTATGATGAAGACACTGATACTATGCACAAGCTGGTTCTTAAGAAATGGCCCAAGTGTCTAAGCTATATTCTTGGCAGTGCATGGCGTAGGGAATTCGTCGTGAGAAGAGATTTGAAGATAGGCGATGTGGTTGGAATATATTGGGATCCTTATGAGTCGAAGCTTCACTTTTCTGTGCTTTCTCGTTCACCCATACAAGAGTTAATCTGA
- the LOC109131004 gene encoding histone deacetylase 6-like → MANKATSSSSSSPPVVADETQDWMVGAGSGWVEARTSCDHLNSLSSDLLHLPTPDTPCSRCQNPVENWLCLCCKEVLCSRFVNRHMLMHHQQTGHCLALSYSDLSVWCFCCEAYLDAQIILQLRPIHQAAYILKFGEAPPLPQL, encoded by the exons ATGGCGAACAAAGCAACgtcgtcctcctcctcttctccgcCG GTAGTTGCAGATGAAACGCAAGACTGGATGGTCGGAGCCGGGTCGGGTTGGGTCGAAGCTCGTACATCTTGCGATCACTTGAACTCTCTTTCTTCCGATTTGCTTCACTTACCAACTCCTGATACTCCTTGTTCAAG GTGCCAAAATCCAGTAGAGAACTGGTTATGCCTTTGTTGTAAAGAGGTTCTATGCAGCCGTTTCGTGAACAGGCATATGCTTATGCATCATCAACAAACTGGTCACTGCCTTGCACTCAGCTATAG TGACTTGTCGGTATGGTGCTTCTGCTGCGAGGCGTATCTTGATGCTCAGATCATATTGCAGCTGAGACCAATTCACCAGGCTGCTTACATTCTTAAATTTGGCGAGGCCCCTCCTTTACCCCAACTCTGA
- the LOC104767981 gene encoding uncharacterized protein LOC104767981 produces MFCFLFGWRKTSKCKSVVKQLQCRLKLLKNKKYAISTHYRHDIAQLLRIGERDRALHRAQQLYLDESLMSLYHLLLHFSDVILLNLSYIRRRKDLPDGINEAVSTLVFASARCGDLHELRALRILCGARYGQHFVDTALNLLPGNCVNPQVIEKLSMTTVSYDSKSKLLGEIAAEHSLCLEVLALQYTPEFHKQVLKSKEAEEETEVMGSDSYEPECASQKADSEAEVYKFTLTDGDVNEKQENSGGKAPGDQRKACDEDYFIEEEVVEKDQSGFRFKETDEERKERRRSRRKARSSSSPIAKDMEYWRYYYKGKRSRQRRECGHCYHIVYNVFTMLPDQKGNGGEAEISLKEAKHVHPKLPDYDQIVAHFTALRKQQKHMRSP; encoded by the exons atgttttgttttttgtttggatggCGAAAGACATCCAAGTGTAAGAGTGTAGTGAAACAGCTTCAATGTCGTTTAAAGCTgctcaagaacaagaaatacGCTATTTCAACACACTATCGACACGACATAGCTCAGTTGCTTCGCATTGGTGAACGAGACCGTGCTCTTCATAGGGCTCAACAGCTCTACCTTGATGAGAGTCTCATGTCTCTCTACCACTTGTTGCTTCACTTCTCCGACGTAATCCTCCTCAACCTCTCCTACATTCGGAGACGTAAAGACCTTCCTGATGGCATCAACGAAGCCGTCTCAACACTTGTATTTGCCTCTGCGAGATGTGGAGACTTGCATGAGCTACGAGCCTTGAGGATTCTTTGTGGTGCGCGTTATGGGCAGCACTTTGTGGATACGGCTCTTAATCTTCTGCCTGGCAATTGTGTCAACCCTCAG GTTATAGAGAAACTCTCCATGACCACAGTATCGTATGATTCCAAGTCCAAACTATTGGGTGAGATAGCAGCGGAGCACAGCCTTTGTCTAGAAGTTTTGGCACTCCAATACACTCCGGAATTTCACAAACAG GTACTAAAAAGCAAGGAGGCAGAAGAAGAGACAGAAGTCATGGGTTCGGATTCTTATGAGCCAGAGTGTGCATCACAAAAGGCTGATAGCGAGGCAGAAGTGTATAAGTTCACTCTCACGGATGGGGATGTAAATGAAAAGCAAGAAAATAGTGGTGGTAAAGCACCAGGGGATCAGAGAAAAGCATGTGATGAGGATTATTTCATAGAGGAAGAAGTGGTGGAAAAAGATCAGAGCGGGTTCAGGTTCAAAGAGACTgacgaagaaagaaaagagagaaggaggtCAAGGAGAAAAGCAAGATCATCAAGCAGTCCAATAGCCAAAGACATGGAGTATTGGAGGTACTACTACAAGGGAAAGAGAAGTCGTCAAAGGAGAGAGTGTGGTCACTGTTACCATATAGTGTACAACGTGTTTACAATGTTGCCGGATCAAAAGGGTAACGGAGGAGAAGCAGAAATAAGTTTAAAGGAAGCTAAGCATGTTCATCCTAAGCTTCCGGACTATGATCAGATTGTTGCTCACTTTACTGCTCTtaggaaacaacaaaaacatatgcGTTCACCTTAA